In Spinacia oleracea cultivar Varoflay chromosome 5, BTI_SOV_V1, whole genome shotgun sequence, a single window of DNA contains:
- the LOC110788127 gene encoding protease Do-like 9 isoform X1 — protein sequence MGDNNRKRKRSRKHQSSETLDSSPPATTSTASFDQTDVGNIEHSEPPSSHRRHRRSRKSPDAPEANHEQQPRRSDTTAANGAAAGWESVLSARVLPAMDAVVKVFCVHTEPNFSLPWQRKRQYSSSSSGFVISGRRVLTNAHSVEHYTQVKLKKRGSDTKYLATVLAIGTECDIALLTVSDDEFWEGVSPVEFGILPALQDAVTVVGYPIGGDTISVTSGVVSRIEILSYVHGSTELLGLQIDAAINSGNSGGPAFNDKGSCVGIAFQSLKHEDAENIGYVIPTPVITHFIQDYEKNGAYTGFPILGVEWQKMENPDLRIAMGMKSDQKGVRVRRVDPTAPESKVLQPSDVILSFDGVDIANDGTVPFRHGERIGFSYLISQKYTGDKAEIKVLRDSAMHTFNIKLGTHRRLIPAHSKGRPPSYYIVAGFVFTAVSVPYLRSEYGKEYEYEAPVKLLDKLLHAMPQSKDEELVVISQVLVADINIGYEEIVNTQVLAFNGNPVRNLKSLASMVDSCEEEFMKFDLDYDQIVVLRTKTAKPATLDILTTHCIPSALSDDLKT from the exons ATGGGCGACAACAACCGTAAGAGGAAGCGCAGCCGTAAACACCAATCCTCCGAAACCCTAGACTCCTCTCCTCCCGCCACCACATCCACCGCCTCATTCGACCAAACTGACGTCGGAAATATCGAACACTCCGAACCACCCTCTTCTCACCGCCGCCACCGCCGCTCCCGAAAATCTCCCGACGCTCCCGAAGCCAACCATGAGCAGCAACCCCGCCGCTCCGACACCACCGCCGCAAATGGCGCTGCGGCGGGATGGGAGTCAGTTTTATCTGCCCGTGTTTTGCCGGCGATGGATGCGGTTGTGAAGGTATTTTGCGTTCACACCGAGCCGAATTTCTCGCTCCCGTGGCAGAGGAAGCGGCAGTATAGTTCCTCCAGCAGTGGGTTTGTCATTAGCGGTAGAAGAGTGTTAACAAATGCTCATTCCGTGGAGCATTATACTCAGGTTAAGCTCAAGAAACGTGGTTCTGATACCAAGTACTTAGCTACTGTTCTTGCCATTGGTACTGAGTGTGATATAG CTTTGCTTACAGTCAGTGATGATGAGTTCTGGGAAGGCGTTTCACCTGTAGAGTTTGGGATATTACCTGCTCTTCAAGATGCTGTCACTGTTGTAGGTTATCCAATAGGAGGGGATACAATCTCTGTTACTAGTGGAGTGGTCTCACGTATTGAGATCCTGTCTTATGTTCATGGGTCAACTGAATTGCTGGGGTTGCAG ATTGATGCTGCCATAAATTCCGGAAATTCTGGTGGTCCAGCCTTTAACGACAAAGGCAGTTGTGTGGGCATTGCATTTCAGTCCCTGAAACATGAAGATGCAGAGAATATTGGTTATGTTATACCTACACCTGTCATCACACACTTTATTCAGGATTATGAGAAGAATGGAGCATATACCG GGTTCCCAATTCTTGGTGTCGAGTGGCAGAAGATGGAAAATCCTGACCTACGCATTGCGATGGGAATGAAATCTGATCAAAAAGGTGTACGTGTTCGTCGTGTTGACCCTACTGCTCCCGAGTCAAAGGTTTTGCAGCCATCAGATGTTATCCTCAGCTTTGATGGCGTCGATATTGCTAATGATGGAACAG TTCCTTTCAGGCATGGAGAGCGTATAGGTTTCAGTTACCTTATATCCCAGAAATATACGGGAGATAAGGCTGAAATCAAGGTACTACGTGATTCGGCAATGCACACATTCAACATCAAACTTGGTACTCACAGGAGACTCATTCCAGCACATAGCAAGGGTAGACCTCCCTCGTATTACATTGTTGCAGGATTTGTTTTTACGGCTGTCTCGGTTCCCTATCTCCGTTCTGAG TATGGAAAAGAGTATGAATATGAGGCCCCAGTCAAGCTTTTGGACAAGCTTTTGCATGCAATGCCACAATCAAAAGATGAAGAGCTTGTTGTTATATCTCAG GTTCTTGTGGCTGACATTAATATTGGATATGAAGAAATCGTGAACACCCAG GTTCTTGCCTTTAATGGTAATCCAGTGAGAAATCTGAAGAGCTTGGCAAGTATGGTGGATTCCTGCGAGGAAGAATTTATGAAGTTTGATTTGGATTATGATCAG ATAGTTGTTCTTCGCACTAAAACTGCGAAACCTGCTACTTTGGATATTCTTACAACACATTGTATACCTTCTGCATTATCTGATGATCTTAAAACCTAA
- the LOC110788127 gene encoding protease Do-like 9 isoform X2: MTPKTNCGGGGGGGGDHRLVMDAVVKVFCMHTKPNFSLPWQRRKQYKSTSSGFIIEGRRVLTNAHSVDFYTQVKLKKRGSDTKYLATVLAIGIECDIALLTVSDDEFWEGVSPVEFGILPALQDAVTVVGYPIGGDTISVTSGVVSRIEILSYVHGSTELLGLQIDAAINSGNSGGPAFNDKGSCVGIAFQSLKHEDAENIGYVIPTPVITHFIQDYEKNGAYTGFPILGVEWQKMENPDLRIAMGMKSDQKGVRVRRVDPTAPESKVLQPSDVILSFDGVDIANDGTVPFRHGERIGFSYLISQKYTGDKAEIKVLRDSAMHTFNIKLGTHRRLIPAHSKGRPPSYYIVAGFVFTAVSVPYLRSEYGKEYEYEAPVKLLDKLLHAMPQSKDEELVVISQVLVADINIGYEEIVNTQVLAFNGNPVRNLKSLASMVDSCEEEFMKFDLDYDQIVVLRTKTAKPATLDILTTHCIPSALSDDLKT; encoded by the exons ATGACACCAAAGACTAactgcggtggtggtggtggtggtggtggtgatcaTCGGTTGGTGATGGACGCGGTGGTGAAGGTGTTTTGTATGCATACAAAGCCGAATTTCTCGCTTCCATGGCAAAGGAGGAAACAGTATAAATCCACAAGCAGTGGGTTTATCATTGAAGGGAGAAGAGTTTTAACAAATGCTCATTCTGTGGACTTTTACACTCAAGTTAAGCTTAAGAAACGAGGGTCTGATACTAAGTACTTGGCCACTGTCTTAGCCATTGGAATTGAATGTGATATAG CTTTGCTTACAGTCAGTGATGATGAGTTCTGGGAAGGCGTTTCACCTGTAGAGTTTGGGATATTACCTGCTCTTCAAGATGCTGTCACTGTTGTAGGTTATCCAATAGGAGGGGATACAATCTCTGTTACTAGTGGAGTGGTCTCACGTATTGAGATCCTGTCTTATGTTCATGGGTCAACTGAATTGCTGGGGTTGCAG ATTGATGCTGCCATAAATTCCGGAAATTCTGGTGGTCCAGCCTTTAACGACAAAGGCAGTTGTGTGGGCATTGCATTTCAGTCCCTGAAACATGAAGATGCAGAGAATATTGGTTATGTTATACCTACACCTGTCATCACACACTTTATTCAGGATTATGAGAAGAATGGAGCATATACCG GGTTCCCAATTCTTGGTGTCGAGTGGCAGAAGATGGAAAATCCTGACCTACGCATTGCGATGGGAATGAAATCTGATCAAAAAGGTGTACGTGTTCGTCGTGTTGACCCTACTGCTCCCGAGTCAAAGGTTTTGCAGCCATCAGATGTTATCCTCAGCTTTGATGGCGTCGATATTGCTAATGATGGAACAG TTCCTTTCAGGCATGGAGAGCGTATAGGTTTCAGTTACCTTATATCCCAGAAATATACGGGAGATAAGGCTGAAATCAAGGTACTACGTGATTCGGCAATGCACACATTCAACATCAAACTTGGTACTCACAGGAGACTCATTCCAGCACATAGCAAGGGTAGACCTCCCTCGTATTACATTGTTGCAGGATTTGTTTTTACGGCTGTCTCGGTTCCCTATCTCCGTTCTGAG TATGGAAAAGAGTATGAATATGAGGCCCCAGTCAAGCTTTTGGACAAGCTTTTGCATGCAATGCCACAATCAAAAGATGAAGAGCTTGTTGTTATATCTCAG GTTCTTGTGGCTGACATTAATATTGGATATGAAGAAATCGTGAACACCCAG GTTCTTGCCTTTAATGGTAATCCAGTGAGAAATCTGAAGAGCTTGGCAAGTATGGTGGATTCCTGCGAGGAAGAATTTATGAAGTTTGATTTGGATTATGATCAG ATAGTTGTTCTTCGCACTAAAACTGCGAAACCTGCTACTTTGGATATTCTTACAACACATTGTATACCTTCTGCATTATCTGATGATCTTAAAACCTAA
- the LOC110788129 gene encoding protease Do-like 9: protein MPSLYDNNLDKSPLSMELNGDGGHKLGAVSARVVPLMDAVVKVFCVHSKPNYSLPWQRKKQRSSSSSGFVIAGRRILTNAHSVAHYTQVKLKKRGSDTKYLATVLAVGTECDIALLTVKDDEFWEGVSPVEFGELPALQDAVTVVGYPIGGDTISVTSGVVSRREILSYVHGWSELLGLQVDAAINSGNSGGPAFNDEGNCVGIAFQSMKQEDAENIGYVIPTPVIMHFIQDYERNGAYTGFPILGFEWQKMENPDLRVAMGMKSDQKGILVTRVEATAPESKVLESSDVILSFDGVDIGNDGTVPFRHGERIGFTYLLSQKYTGDNAKIKVLRNLVMHEFNIKLDTHKKLIPACTEDGPPSYYILAGFVFTVASVPYLQSEYPDPSDVPVELLHKLQHSMAQSKDEELLVISQVLVADINIGYEHLANVQVLAVNGNPVNNLKSLASMVESCNNEFLKFDLEFNKVVILRTETAKAATADILATHCIPSAMSDDLKSFTEV, encoded by the exons ATGCCGAGCCTCTACGACAATAATCTGGACAAGTCCCCATTATCTATGGAGTTGAATGGCGACGGTGGCCACAAACTGGGGGCGGTTTCTGCACGGGTTGTTCCATTGATGGATGCCGTGGTGAAGGTGTTTTGTGTTCATTCAAAGCCCAATTATTCCCTTCCGTGGCAGAGGAAGAAGCAGCGTAGTTCCTCAAGTAGTGGGTTTGTCATTGCAGGGAGGAGGATTTTGACAAATGCTCATTCAGTGGCACACTACACTCAGGTTAAGCTCAAGAAGCGGGGCTCTGATACTAAGTACTTGGCCACTGTACTCGCCGTTGGGACTGAGTGTGATATTG CTTTGCTGACGGTCAAAGATGATGAATTCTGGGAAGGTGTTTCACCAGTAGAGTTTGGCGAATTGCCTGCTCTTCAGGACGCGGTGACTGTTGTGGGGTATCCAATAGGAGGAGATACTATCTCTGTAACTAGTGGAGTTGTCTCACGCAGGGAGATCCTCTCGTATGTACATGGGTGGTCTGAGCTATTAGGCTTGCAG GTGGATGCTGCAATAAACTCTGGAAACTCTGGTGGTCCAGCCTTCAACGACGAAGGCAATTGCGTAGGCATTGCATTTCAGTCAATGAAACAGGAAGATGCGGAAAATATTGGTTATGTTATTCCTACACCTGTCATCATGCACTTTATTCAAGATTACGAGAGGAATGGAGCATATACTG GGTTCCCAATTCTTGGGTTTGAGTGGCAAAAGATGGAGAATCCTGACTTGCGTGTAGCAATGGGAATGAAATCTGATCAAAAGGGTATACTTGTTACACGAGTTGAAGCTACTGCTCCTGAATCCAAGGTTTTGGAGTCATCAGATGTTATCCTGAGCTTTGATGGGGTTGATATTGGAAATGATGGAACAG TTCCTTTCAGGCATGGAGAGCGTATAGGTTTTACTTACCTTTTATCCCAGAAGTATACTGGAGATAATGCCAAAATTAAGGTACTTCGGAATTTGGTGATGCACGAATTCAACATCAAACTTGATACTCACAAGAAGCTCATTCCAGCGTGTACTGAGGATGGACCTCCATCATATTACATACTCGCAGGATTTGTTTTTACTGTTGCCTCAGTCCCATATCTCCAATCAGAG TATCCAGACCCTTCGGATGTTCCTGTTGAGCTTCTGCACAAACTTCAGCATTCAATGGCACAATCAAAAGATGAAGAGCTTCTTGTTATATCTCAG GTTCTTGTAGCTGACATCAACATCGGATATGAACATCTTGCTAATGTTCAG GTTCTTGCTGTCAACGGCAACCCCGTGAACAACTTAAAAAGCTTAGCAAGTATGGTGGAGTCCTGCAACAATGAATTTTTGAAGTTCGATCTAGAATTCAACAAG GTAGTCATTCTTCGAACAGAGACTGCTAAAGCTGCTACTGCAGATATTCTGGCTACACACTGCATACCTTCTGCAATGTCTGACGATCTTAAATCATTCACTGAAGTTTGA
- the LOC110788126 gene encoding protease Do-like 9, with protein MPSVYDNNLDKTPSSMETNGNGGHKLGEVSARVVPLMDAVVKVFCVHSMPNYSLPWQRQKQDSSSSSGFVISGRRILTNAHSVVHYTQVKLKKRGSDTKYLATVLAVGTECDIALLTVKDDEFWEGVSPVEFGELPALQDAVTVVGYPIGGDTISVTSGVVSRREILSYVHGWSELLGLQVDAAINSGNSGGPAFNDKGNCVGIAFQSMKQEDAQNIGYVIPTPVIIHFIQDFERNGSYTGFPILGFEWQKMENPDLRIAMGMKSDQKGILVTRVEATAPESEVLESSDVILSFDGVGIGNDGTVPFRHGERIGFSYLLSQKYTGDNAEIKVLRDSVMHKFNIKLDTHKKIIPACTEDGPPSYYILAGLVFTVVSFPYLQSEYPDPSDIPVEILHKLEHSMAQSKDEELLVISQVLVADINIGYEDLANAQVLAVNGNPVKNLKSLASMVESCNDEFLKFDLEFNKTVILRTETAKAATADILATHCIPSAMSDDLKSYAEV; from the exons ATGCCAAGCGTCTACGACAACAATCTGGACAAGACCCCGTCATCTATGGAGACAAATGGCAACGGTGGCCACAAACTGGGGGAGGTTTCCGCACGTGTTGTGCCATTGATGGATGCCGTGGTGAAGGTGTTTTGTGTTCATTCAATGCCCAATTATTCTCTTCCGTGGCAGAGGCAGAAGCAAGATAGTTCCTCAAGTAGTGGATTTGTCATTTCAGGGAGGAGAATTTTGACAAATGCTCATTCAGTGGTACACTACACTCAGGTTAAGCTCAAGAAGCGGGGTTCTGATACTAAGTACTTGGCCACTGTACTTGCTGTTGGGACTGAATGCGATATTG CTTTGCTGACCGTCAAAGATGATGAATTCTGGGAAGGTGTTTCACCAGTGGAGTTTGGTGAATTGCCTGCTCTTCAGGATGCTGTAACTGTTGTGGGTTACCCAATAGGAGGAGATACTATCTCTGTCACCAGTGGAGTTGTCTCACGCAGGGAGATCCTCTCTTACGTTCATGGGTGGTCTGAGCTATTAGGCTTGCAG GTGGATGCTGCCATAAACTCCGGAAATTCTGGTGGTCCAGCCTTCAACGACAAAGGCAATTGCGTAGGCATTGCATTTCAGTCAATGAAACAGGAAGATGCCCAAAATATTGGTTATGTTATTCCTACACCTGTCATCATACACTTTATTCAAGATTTTGAGAGGAATGGATCATATACTG GGTTCCCAATTCTTGGGTTTGAGTGGCAAAAGATGGAGAATCCGGACTTACGCATAGCAATGGGTATGAAATCTGATCAAAAGGGAATACTTGTCACACGAGTTGAAGCTACTGCTCCCGAATCTGAGGTTTTGGAGTCATCAGATGTTATCCTGAGCTTTGATGGGGTTGGTATTGGAAATGATGGAACAG TTCCTTTCAGGCATGGAGAGCGTATAGGTTTTAGTTACCTTTTATCCCAGAAGTATACTGGAGATAATGCCGAAATTAAGGTACTCCGGGATTCAGTGATGCACAAATTCAACATCAAACTTGATACTCACAAGAAGATCATTCCTGCGTGTACTGAGGATGGACCTCCGTCATATTACATACTCGCAGGATTAGTTTTTACTGTCGTCTCATTCCCTTATCTCCAATCAGAG TATCCAGACCCTTCTGATATTCCTGTTGAGATTTTGCACAAGCTTGAGCATTCAATGGCACAATCAAAAGATGAAGAGCTTCTTGTTATATCTCAG GTTCTTGTAGCTGACATCAACATCGGATATGAAGATCTTGCTAACGCTCAG GTTCTTGCTGTCAATGGTAACCCCGTGAAGAACTTAAAAAGCTTGGCAAGTATGGTGGAGTCCTGCAACGATGAATTTTTGAAGTTCGATCTAGAATTCAACAAG ACAGTCATTCTTCGGACGGAGACTGCTAAAGCTGCTACTGCAGATATCCTGGCTACACACTGCATACCTTCTGCAATGTCTGACGATCTTAAATCATATGCTGAAGTTTGA